One Ictalurus punctatus breed USDA103 chromosome 10, Coco_2.0, whole genome shotgun sequence genomic region harbors:
- the usp10 gene encoding ubiquitin carboxyl-terminal hydrolase 10 isoform X2: MAAHGNQYIFGEFSPDEFKQFFVTPRCFVELPPFNERASCVSHNSGEDYQHIEFGVDEVMSSEPVVVKDSLYKVSSTLNPQAPEFILGCQPAQKPLPTAAPVSCVSPGADFNSVDCADSEPSALDGQQACSDVDGVSGGLGQRERKKKKKRPPGYYNYLEGCESGGAAADGVTGTGLVNGHGLGTPALGSEDTGTDLIPSTHSSTSSTVPPGPPTNQRTCDSPDESSVDLASGTASLLDGNAAASSSSSSSSSSSSSSSSSSSSSSQSGGHAEGARTAEQHSEPPALESPELQGSDGNVPCPTSSPSPPPSAAVLTADLATTDEDGRQANGTPEQSPATRLDNSDPQASAAPVPSPTDSGVQAPSLSPLSPATAPVPNTPKSWASLFHNSKPLPGGPQAYVEVKAAAVAVPATPTAAAEQPEKPCDVQEGPVPVSEDPMAPKLAELIDNVKLIHKPVSLQPRGLINKGNWCYINATLQALIACPPMYHLMKSIPIFGETQRPCTSTPMMDNFVRLVNEFSNMPVPSKAKQQAAGEKVIKDIRPGVPFEPTYIYKLLMLIKCSLSEKGRQEDAEEYLGFTLNGLHEEMLALKKLISPPDEKASTPNGPGSHVGAEEPTSKGEDEEEEGSEDEWEQVGPRNKTSITRQADFIRTPITDIFGGHIRSVVYQQSSKESATLQPFFTLQLDIQSEKIRTVQEALETMVARESVQGYTTKTKQEIEISRRVTLEELPPVLVLHLKRFVFEKTGGCQKLVKNIDYPVDLEISKDLLSPGVRSKTMKGQRTYRLFAVVYHHGNSATGGHYTTDVFHIGLNGWLRIDDQVVKVINQYHVVKQTAERTAYLLYYRRVDLL, translated from the exons TACATCTTCGGGGAGTTCAGCCCGGACGAGTTCAAGCAGTTCTTTGTGACGCCTCGCTGTTTTgttgag CTTCCCCCCTTCAATGAGAGAGCCTCCTGCGTCAGTCACAACTCAG GAGAGGACTACCAACACATCGAGTTCGGCGTGGATGAGGTGATGAGTTCGGAGCCTGTGGTGGTGAAAGACTCCTTGTACAAAGTGTCCAGCACTCTGAACCCTCAGGCTCCCGAGTTCATCCTGGGCTGCCAGCCGGCTCAGAAACCTCTTCCCACGGCCGCCCCGGTCTCCTGCGTCTCGCCCGGGGCCGATTTTAACTCTGTGGACTGCGCCGACTCCGAGCCCTCGGCCCTGGACGGCCAGCAGGCCTGCTCCGACGTGGACGGCGTCTCCGGCGGCCTGGGCCAGCGAGAgcgcaagaaaaagaaaaaacgacCTCCGGGATACTACAACTACCTGGAGGGCTGTGAGAGCGGCGGCGCGGCGGCGGACGGCGTGACCGGCACGGGGCTGGTGAACGGACACGGCCTCGGCACTCCGGCCCTGGGATCCGAGGACACTGGCACCGATCTGATCCCTTCCACACATTCTTCCACATCATCCACAGTTCCGCCTGGCCCTCCTACCAATCAGAGGACTTGTGACAGCCCTGATGAATCCTCTGTGGACTTGGCGAGCGGAACCGCCTCTTTGTTGGACGGTAATGCTGCGGCTTCctcgtcctcctcttcctcctcctcttcctcttcttcttcttcctcctcctcttcctcttcctcccaGAGTGGTGGCCATGCTGAAGGGGCCAGGACTGCAGAGCAGCACTCAGAACCCCCCGCTCTAGAGAGCCCTGAACTGCAGGGCAGTGACGGGAACGTCCCTTGCCCGACCTCCTCACCTTCTCCCCCGCCTTCTGCTGCTGTGCTCACCGCAGATCTTGCTACTACTGACGAGGACGGGCGCCAGGCTAACGGGACGCCGGAGCAGTCGCCTGCCACCAGACTCGACAATTCCGATCCTCAGGCAAGCGCTGCTCCGGTCCCGTCTCCCACGGActcaggggtccaagcaccttcgctttctcctctctctcctgccACGGCACCTGTCCCCAACACCCCCAAATCCTGGGCTAGTCTCTTCCACAACTCCAAGCCTTTGCCTGGAGGCCCTCAGGCGTACGTCGAGGTGAAGGCCGCAGCTGTCGCAGTGCCTGCGACTCCCACTGCTGCCGCCGAGCAGCCCGAGAAACCGTGCGACGTCCAGGAGGGCCCAGTTCCCGTCTCTGAAGACCCCATGGCACCGAAACTGGCAG AACTTATCGACAATGTGAAACTGATCCACAAGCCCGTGTCCCTGCAACCCAGAGGACTGATCAACAAGGGGAACTGGTGCTACATCAACGCC ACCCTGCAGGCGCTGATCGCGTGCCCGCCCATGTACCACCTGATGAAGTCGATTCCCATCTTCGGCGAAACGCAAAGACCCTGCACCTCCACGCCCATGATGGACAACTT TGTTCGGCTCGTCAACGAGTTCAGCAACATGCCCGTTCCCTCGAAGGCCAAACAGCAag CTGCAGGAGAGAAGGTGATAAAAGATATCAGACCAGGTGTTCCCTTCGAGCCGACGTATATCTACAAACTCCTCATGCTGATTAAATGCAGCCTCTCGGAGAAG GGTCGTCAGGAGGACGCCGAGGAGTATCTGGGCTTCACGCTGAACGGACTGCACGAGGAGATGCTGGCACTCAAGAAGCTCATCTCTCCACCGGACGAGA AAGCGTCCACACCGAACGGGCCGGGTTCCCACGTGGGCGCCGAGGAACCCACGAGCAAGGGGGAggacgaggaagaggagggCAGCGAGGACGAGTGGGAGCAGGTTGGACCCAGGAACAAAACCTCCATCACCCGGCAAGCAGATTTCATCCGCACCCCCATCACCGACATATTCGGAGGACACATCAG atcggTGGTGTACCAGCAGAGCTCGAAAGAGTCGGCTACGCTCCAGCCGTTCTTCACCCTGCAGCTGGACATCCAGTCTGAGAAGATCCGCACGGTTCAGGAGGCGCTGGAGACCATGGTGGCTCGCGAGTCTGTCCAGGGCTACACCACTAAAACCAAGCAGGAG ATCGAGATCAGCCGAAGAGTGACTCTGGAGGAACTTCCTCCTGTGCTCGTGCTCCACCTCAAGAGGTTTGTCTTCGAGAAGACCGGCGGCTGTCAGAAACTGGTCAAGAACATCGATTACCCCGTGGACCTGGAGATTAGCAAAG ATCTCCTGTCACCGGGCGTGCGGAGCAAAACTATGAAAGGCCAAAGAACCTACAGGCTCTTCGCAG TCGTCTATCACCACGGGAACAGCGCCACGGGCGGCCATTACACTACGGACGTCTTCCACATCGGGCTGAACGGCTGGCTGCGCATCGACGACCAGGTGGTGAAGGTCATCAACCAGTACCACGTGGTGAAGCAGACTGCAGAGCGCACCGCTTACCTGCTTTACTACCGCCGCGTCGACCTGCTGTag
- the usp10 gene encoding ubiquitin carboxyl-terminal hydrolase 10 isoform X1 — translation MAAHGNQYIFGEFSPDEFKQFFVTPRCFVELPPFNERASCVSHNSGGYCTVDVPYITESMRRQVCGEDYQHIEFGVDEVMSSEPVVVKDSLYKVSSTLNPQAPEFILGCQPAQKPLPTAAPVSCVSPGADFNSVDCADSEPSALDGQQACSDVDGVSGGLGQRERKKKKKRPPGYYNYLEGCESGGAAADGVTGTGLVNGHGLGTPALGSEDTGTDLIPSTHSSTSSTVPPGPPTNQRTCDSPDESSVDLASGTASLLDGNAAASSSSSSSSSSSSSSSSSSSSSSQSGGHAEGARTAEQHSEPPALESPELQGSDGNVPCPTSSPSPPPSAAVLTADLATTDEDGRQANGTPEQSPATRLDNSDPQASAAPVPSPTDSGVQAPSLSPLSPATAPVPNTPKSWASLFHNSKPLPGGPQAYVEVKAAAVAVPATPTAAAEQPEKPCDVQEGPVPVSEDPMAPKLAELIDNVKLIHKPVSLQPRGLINKGNWCYINATLQALIACPPMYHLMKSIPIFGETQRPCTSTPMMDNFVRLVNEFSNMPVPSKAKQQAAGEKVIKDIRPGVPFEPTYIYKLLMLIKCSLSEKGRQEDAEEYLGFTLNGLHEEMLALKKLISPPDEKASTPNGPGSHVGAEEPTSKGEDEEEEGSEDEWEQVGPRNKTSITRQADFIRTPITDIFGGHIRSVVYQQSSKESATLQPFFTLQLDIQSEKIRTVQEALETMVARESVQGYTTKTKQEIEISRRVTLEELPPVLVLHLKRFVFEKTGGCQKLVKNIDYPVDLEISKDLLSPGVRSKTMKGQRTYRLFAVVYHHGNSATGGHYTTDVFHIGLNGWLRIDDQVVKVINQYHVVKQTAERTAYLLYYRRVDLL, via the exons TACATCTTCGGGGAGTTCAGCCCGGACGAGTTCAAGCAGTTCTTTGTGACGCCTCGCTGTTTTgttgag CTTCCCCCCTTCAATGAGAGAGCCTCCTGCGTCAGTCACAACTCAG GAGGTTACTGCACTGTTGATGTGCCGTACATTACGGAATCAATGAGACGGCAGGTCTGCG GAGAGGACTACCAACACATCGAGTTCGGCGTGGATGAGGTGATGAGTTCGGAGCCTGTGGTGGTGAAAGACTCCTTGTACAAAGTGTCCAGCACTCTGAACCCTCAGGCTCCCGAGTTCATCCTGGGCTGCCAGCCGGCTCAGAAACCTCTTCCCACGGCCGCCCCGGTCTCCTGCGTCTCGCCCGGGGCCGATTTTAACTCTGTGGACTGCGCCGACTCCGAGCCCTCGGCCCTGGACGGCCAGCAGGCCTGCTCCGACGTGGACGGCGTCTCCGGCGGCCTGGGCCAGCGAGAgcgcaagaaaaagaaaaaacgacCTCCGGGATACTACAACTACCTGGAGGGCTGTGAGAGCGGCGGCGCGGCGGCGGACGGCGTGACCGGCACGGGGCTGGTGAACGGACACGGCCTCGGCACTCCGGCCCTGGGATCCGAGGACACTGGCACCGATCTGATCCCTTCCACACATTCTTCCACATCATCCACAGTTCCGCCTGGCCCTCCTACCAATCAGAGGACTTGTGACAGCCCTGATGAATCCTCTGTGGACTTGGCGAGCGGAACCGCCTCTTTGTTGGACGGTAATGCTGCGGCTTCctcgtcctcctcttcctcctcctcttcctcttcttcttcttcctcctcctcttcctcttcctcccaGAGTGGTGGCCATGCTGAAGGGGCCAGGACTGCAGAGCAGCACTCAGAACCCCCCGCTCTAGAGAGCCCTGAACTGCAGGGCAGTGACGGGAACGTCCCTTGCCCGACCTCCTCACCTTCTCCCCCGCCTTCTGCTGCTGTGCTCACCGCAGATCTTGCTACTACTGACGAGGACGGGCGCCAGGCTAACGGGACGCCGGAGCAGTCGCCTGCCACCAGACTCGACAATTCCGATCCTCAGGCAAGCGCTGCTCCGGTCCCGTCTCCCACGGActcaggggtccaagcaccttcgctttctcctctctctcctgccACGGCACCTGTCCCCAACACCCCCAAATCCTGGGCTAGTCTCTTCCACAACTCCAAGCCTTTGCCTGGAGGCCCTCAGGCGTACGTCGAGGTGAAGGCCGCAGCTGTCGCAGTGCCTGCGACTCCCACTGCTGCCGCCGAGCAGCCCGAGAAACCGTGCGACGTCCAGGAGGGCCCAGTTCCCGTCTCTGAAGACCCCATGGCACCGAAACTGGCAG AACTTATCGACAATGTGAAACTGATCCACAAGCCCGTGTCCCTGCAACCCAGAGGACTGATCAACAAGGGGAACTGGTGCTACATCAACGCC ACCCTGCAGGCGCTGATCGCGTGCCCGCCCATGTACCACCTGATGAAGTCGATTCCCATCTTCGGCGAAACGCAAAGACCCTGCACCTCCACGCCCATGATGGACAACTT TGTTCGGCTCGTCAACGAGTTCAGCAACATGCCCGTTCCCTCGAAGGCCAAACAGCAag CTGCAGGAGAGAAGGTGATAAAAGATATCAGACCAGGTGTTCCCTTCGAGCCGACGTATATCTACAAACTCCTCATGCTGATTAAATGCAGCCTCTCGGAGAAG GGTCGTCAGGAGGACGCCGAGGAGTATCTGGGCTTCACGCTGAACGGACTGCACGAGGAGATGCTGGCACTCAAGAAGCTCATCTCTCCACCGGACGAGA AAGCGTCCACACCGAACGGGCCGGGTTCCCACGTGGGCGCCGAGGAACCCACGAGCAAGGGGGAggacgaggaagaggagggCAGCGAGGACGAGTGGGAGCAGGTTGGACCCAGGAACAAAACCTCCATCACCCGGCAAGCAGATTTCATCCGCACCCCCATCACCGACATATTCGGAGGACACATCAG atcggTGGTGTACCAGCAGAGCTCGAAAGAGTCGGCTACGCTCCAGCCGTTCTTCACCCTGCAGCTGGACATCCAGTCTGAGAAGATCCGCACGGTTCAGGAGGCGCTGGAGACCATGGTGGCTCGCGAGTCTGTCCAGGGCTACACCACTAAAACCAAGCAGGAG ATCGAGATCAGCCGAAGAGTGACTCTGGAGGAACTTCCTCCTGTGCTCGTGCTCCACCTCAAGAGGTTTGTCTTCGAGAAGACCGGCGGCTGTCAGAAACTGGTCAAGAACATCGATTACCCCGTGGACCTGGAGATTAGCAAAG ATCTCCTGTCACCGGGCGTGCGGAGCAAAACTATGAAAGGCCAAAGAACCTACAGGCTCTTCGCAG TCGTCTATCACCACGGGAACAGCGCCACGGGCGGCCATTACACTACGGACGTCTTCCACATCGGGCTGAACGGCTGGCTGCGCATCGACGACCAGGTGGTGAAGGTCATCAACCAGTACCACGTGGTGAAGCAGACTGCAGAGCGCACCGCTTACCTGCTTTACTACCGCCGCGTCGACCTGCTGTag